GATTTTTAAGTCTTGTATGCCCTGTAAGCTTTGCAAACCCCTTAAGCCCTGTCAGCCAAGCAAGCATTGCAAGCCCCGCAAGTCTTGCAAACCCAAAAAGTCATGCAAACCATGTAATCCTAGTTCATCTATCGAATGTTGTGAAGGACAGCAATGTTCGACTGTTTGCTTGCCTTGCCCGTTCATATGCAACTCCATACGCCAGTGTCCAATAGTAAGAGGCCGCAAAGGCTGAACTGTTGTAGGTTTATAGATAAGCATTACAATACATGAAATAATCCACCAGCAACCTTTTTTAAAGGCttcttttattttgaaattgctTACacattctattatattctatgtaATCACTTCGGACAAGCTTTCACTTCAGCTAATAATCTAATTTGTACTTTGTgtaccaggggcccatttctcaaatGTTATTAGTCCACAATCTGTCAAATTGTATATATGGGTTTCCATGACATCACACTAATAATATCTGtataataccgttcgagaaatgggccatAGATCACATgattattatcattacattttcTTTTAGTTGCTTCTGCTAGAAGTAGAATCAAGAGTCAATATAGGTTTGACCTgtcttaaaataaatcaaaccgTATCAGTTAAATAGGATATGATATGAAGCACTTGAAATAATCGATAtagattaaaaatatatattttttgcttaGTTTAACTGAGAAAGTAACTAAATGTACGACTAATATTGTTTAGTCTTGCTTTAATTATTACCATAACATTAAAACTGTATAACTACTAAGTGTTATTCATATGACATTATGTAATCGATTATCAGATAATGAAGATGCGGTTAGACTATCTCATTGGAATACCTACTCAAATGATCCCAATAGGTAACCTTTATAGCAAGCACTgaattatacaataaaacaaacttGAAATAAACCATCTCCCAATaccaatttgttttattttcattttcgaaATAATTTTATGGCGTCCCACACGTGAGCTCTCTCGCAACCTCACAATGCGTTTTTagcattttttattatacatttaagtacacaatttgtacctacttaaacttggttgtaattaaaaaatgtgTACCCCTTTAGTTTGGGAGTAAAAGCCAAATAAAGTTGGCGTTTTTTGgaacgccatttgactttgatccttattatttcactgatatgtgttaaatttataaaatatcaaaaagtatCACCATCTACACGctcgagtataggccaaaggtatggtgTCATATTTTCGAGCGATGGCGTGGCGCCATAATTAAGTACACGACGAtactttttgatatttaacaaatttaacacatatcagcaAAATAATAAGGATTAAAGTCAAATGGCACTAAAAGTTTTAATCACAACAAAAATTACTTTGACAATCCGCCTCTtcactatctattctctttggctTGGAAAAGGTGACAACTGTCATCGTACCCAtgctatgtgaaaaatactataagcgTTTTTAGATCTGTTTTCTCACATATTCGTGTATTTTCGTGCTCTTTCTGTccatttaaacatttatttaggtgAGTTGGCTAATTAAAACGATAAATGTCCCTTACACTAATGTATTTCGCACGTGATACTCTGTCTGTGGCTTCACTTCAGTAAGGGTTGCTAGACTAGTAGAAAGATGCTCTACAGCAACACCAGCTTCATTTGGTTTGTACTctcaaaccatagagtaacgtaacttatactagagcggtactgtcatagtaaattttgtaaccacagtaaattcactgccatctgtcgacacatttttaaactaaaaataaacatttgtacgatacgataaaatgtatttaaatatggataaatgattttttttatttgcattaattattttcatgattttgacccatgttttttcactgatatgcgttaaaattgttaaataacaaacgaaaccgtcaacgccatctatacgacagtaggccaaagctagtagcgccctctgatcgagaatcaaattttcttgattttcgaggcacgttttttccttagactgtatccatctattacggagttatatctatctttgctcaaaCTAAAGaggtacacatttttttaagtaccgAAGTACAAATTAAGTTGGTACAATTAATTGTGTTCTAAATCctcatgtatttaaaaaaatcaaatcgcAATGTGGGGTTGCCTTAGAGCATAACATATAGGCCCGGAAACGCTACGCAACCTGTAGACAGACTAGTTAGACTACTCGCTGCTTacaggatataaccaaacggagacgccttgtctgtaattttctgtacaaaacagtctgccgatttttgcggagagaggaacgtcaaatgtatacgtaacgttaGGGGTACAAAACTCCTCGCTCCGGGCAAActgctccgttcggctcagcattgctccgagcaattattaggattggcacaacttgacgtccctttgcgttcacgatcacagataagataatgacctgaattttgacaaccctaaatagccgaaagggatactgCCATAtatagaaagggatagcatgattcggccctgaaccgctgtcaaacttcggttttgtaggaagtttcctttctgtacggtaggtagtactattatttgaggagtgtcttcaaaagggcttatttttctatgaaatcCATCCAAAAACAAACCCTTTTACCCTACTTAAAGGGTTTAttaaaagacactcctcatttattctgtggtaacgTAAAACTAGCCATGTcatataaacgtcagtccatacaatcATGGATGGACATGGATGACATGACCACtggccgcctattttcgacagaggggaacgcctgttaacggctactccgtttggttataccaaagagtaaagtaagtataataggttaTACCCTTAAGACTCACTCCCATGACTGCGAAAAATCCTAGGCGACAAACCTaatgactatggatggtatagaaaggatgcacatctcttatggcggaattgttgcaaaagtgaccgctttcagctttaaataatagttcctaatctctccggtggcgctagttaggctctgggacataagccatataaggcaacaaataacccgaccaaattacgtaggttgtatttggtagtatttcggtgtatggtggcgccgcctaattactgttttttgatggacacttttcatacatagagatctggctcctttatatagtctccatgctaatGACAACTCATTCGTTGAAATCCGTCAAACTATAAAGACTATAAAGGTTGTAGAGTGTGTCAAAAAGGTGTCAAATAATAGGGATTATTACGCGAAATTCTGCGTAGGGGGcaccagggcgccactaccacaatctggtctatcgtgaaacaagaaaattacaactttgcacccttgtataacaaataactattatctaacatctctgtcactcttgcatattcgagcgataaagaggcagatagcgaattttcggattcacgtttcccggtaggtcctctgtaagcaaaccgccttgatgcatcaatgtcatattttattatctctgaaaacttgtcaaaaacctgttaaaggtacagtatgtataagttactctatgttttactaaaaaggatagtcctgcactctggtggcagaacattgcagtaatatcccctattggacacacataaatacatacatacgcgCGAAAAACAATTTTTCTTCTTCGGCAGTCGGGCAATAACAGCAaagtatctatctatctatctaatagtatctatacatataataaagcggaagagggtcgaaagtctgtacatggaagatatttgaaaaaaaattggctggggatacttaaaatcgataacagaacacgttccaacagtttttagggttctgtacctcaaaaggaaaaaacggaacccttataggatcactcgtgcgtctatctgtctgtccgtctgtcacagcctattttctccgaaactactagaccaattaagttgaaatttggtatacatatgtaagtttgtgacccaaagatggacatgtaacgtaaacaaattaattttaaacacgggggccacttttggggggtaaatgagaaaattaaaaaataaagtttgtcaaactatatcgagttacatatcaaatgaaagagctcattgtgagaatttcaagtatttttttttataattttaagataaatagtttagaagttattcaagaaaataggcaaaaaataaataaaataaataaataaatcatttttatttcgagtaactttacagactcatatagcttatgttagtaagtacttatagctatgttagtgcttacatctatcactatacatatatacagaataattattaacacaaaattaacattacaataaataataaaaaataaacaatattgaaatgaactgagttatgtttctagaagtacatacccaagtagcttatacataataagtacttttAGAAACATGAATGTCCTCACAGTGCCTCATATAtgggcagtcaaacctctcggctatcaaccgcaggatggggttggggctggcccgcacccgacgcaccagggatgtgcatcgtttgcgcatagtcgtataaaagcaatctatgcgtgcttcagcaaacatccctgacgcgctgaaaaaaatgaccattccccccctttatctccgaaactactgggtcaaacattttgaaaaaaatacacaaaatagatctttacctatagattaccggaaaacctattagaaatgtgcagtcaagcgtgagtcggatttaattacttagtttttgatccgacccctacgggtttcttaaagacatttggcataaaaaatacattgtttaagttgtgtaatgtacggaacccttggaacacgagtccgaatcgcacttgcccggtttttttagaatttttgtctgtttgtctgtttatttgaccgcgcatcacgtgaaaacggctgaacggattttgatgcaaactttactaatctgtcgagaaAATCTCTGCCAGGTTATATgctataataattcaacccctaagaggGGGGGTAAACACTACACTCGATTTAGTCGAAGGTGCAGGTCCTAAAATACGGCGTTGCGTGAACaaaagatttcctttggcaGGATTGTTCCTTGGGACCCAAGGCTggatttaagaagtggagccacCAAGATTTGtgatgtaaataattatgtagaagGGGGGGTCTCAACTTTATCttatttaagctactaggccaagtttggtatcgttttcgtataaaccagggatgccgaattcatttatgatatcaaaatgataccatttcgaagtaaaaacacaaaaaatatgaaaaaaatactttttttttaattcctcttcacgctCACACCGCTAAacctatttagtttaaatttgttaGAGAGATAGTTTGATTCCCAGGGAAGAGCATAGGATagttttgatttagttgaaaatgatactaaaCTTGACTGAACCTAATCCTaacctaaataataaatcaaacgtaggggcatagtaAATGAACATCAGATTATGtaggaaggaaggaaggaagtaTGGATTTTTATGTGTGTATTTCTTACCTTTTCATgtactgatttgactggaggaccgatttggatgatatttgccatggacttgatttggataggtacagtcaaggacgaaAACATACAAAAGTGGTACTGTATCGtccgatatacacctacttctctatgtcgtttaaatcacgtcaaaaatttgaataagggcgaaaaaaactattaattttggagtgtagttttatttagtggtacttacctaattataaaaatttttatCTGGAccacagtcctctagcgtatccatctgtcaactttacttcaagttccgcctccaggggagagggagagaaattaggggtgaattagccgcttactgacacagaccgaattccacgcgggcggagccgcgggcacagctaatACATAATAATTCTACTTACtaccttaaaaaactaaaacccgTTCTGAGCCATGTCGGGTCCAAAGCTCCCCATCACATTAGCAGCGTTACctcgctgtatggcgatggagacctgttggacaAGCCATCACTCAGAACGGGGGTCATTCCCTTTCTCCCTGAGGCGCTTGCCAAGCTCTCGGAAGAGCTCACGCGCATTTTTAAACTGTGTAAGTAGTAGAACAGGGATTAGTGTTCTATATTTGACATAAATTCTTGAAAAAtcacttcatttttttttattattgcacAAATCCCGGCGAGGTGACACTACACTGTccgtgacatttcgaacttctAATTTTTTAAACGTTGTAAAGGgcaaaacatttaaataactaGAGGTAAATGGTAAATTGCTAAGTATATTGATATAGAGTATacttattttcttaaaaaatataggtagttagaccaagacaagtctgcaaagATAGCAAACGCAGTGTGCAAGGGTTAtacgtcatcatttcatagaagtatgacgtttaaaataacgcactgcgtgtgttttcaaaatcgttgcagacttgtcttggtctaactccaTGCTATTCTTacaagaaacataaaaaaacgtaAGAATAGGAATCACCCTTATTATACCagttattagtgttattatTTCGAGCCCGAGCGGGATATGACAAGGGCATATGATCAAGAAAAATCTGTATATTATTCTCTAAAAAAATAGTTCTGATCAATAACTTAAGCGCGTTAAAGGGAACCAGGGTGAATATACCTTATATACCCATGTTTATTCACAAAGATTTAAAAGAAGTTTGTACGTGAAATAAAACGCAATTATGTAATCTACCTGCCTCGGCAGATTGtgttttattaaactttaataATCGGTGTTACTGTGTAGACAAGTTATTTGCTTTGGATTAGTACTCCTgttgtaaatttcatttgatagcgtgacgtgacgtacgcgtttgcgttgtcATTTTGCATGGCATTTTGAGTTACCAAAACGTCCGGCTTGGCGctctgttcaaaatcccatacaaaaataggcataacgcaaacgcgaacaaACGTCAAGCTAACGAATGAAATGTACACTAGGGGCTCAGTAAAGTCGGGCATCTACCATTCATCACTCACATACATACAGCACTCTTTACACTCTCCTGTTTCCTTTATAATTGGATACAGATGTAGATGTATTGCCTATTATACAGGGATGTAACGTAGTTTCCGTGAGTATTCAGCATTGAACTCTTTGACAGCAACCCGGGCAAGGGGGCGGCAGACACTGTGTACCCTTCGTGTCGATGCGCCCCGGGACCTTCCTTTCTGGACCCTTAGGTGTTACCAGCTCCAGCTCCATTTTACAGCGTCTTTCTCCGTTCACACCTACTTTTGCCACCTGGAAGAATAATCAATATTGACCAAaacttacatttatatttaaaagagccAGTGAACGGAAATGTAACAACTCAGATTTAGATGTTGATTACAGTCGGGTCAAGCTCCAAAGACAGTGTGGTAATGTcattataaaatgtcaaaattctatgaaaatatgagcTTTGCTCTATTCAATTCGGTGCATTGTTAGCTTAAGCAGACCCTAAGTGATGTTTTATTTTTGGCTGCAGTAAGCTGCAAGTAAAGTTaccgccaatctgattaaaaaCTTCTAGAGGTGCATTCTACAATCCGTTGCAGATTGTACGTACACTttagtgtacctacctacacgaTTGATGTGTATATATAAAGTATAATAGGTATCTAACaataactatggatggtatagattatatagtctccatgacaatAACCTTTCATTGTTAATAGACGCATGACGtttatagttgacaaaactaaaatgcaggcaattaCTTAGTAGATGATTtagacaatcttgacacattggcgtcagccgtacgacttactcaatataggctccggaacctatatttgatgactcacgatcgagcgcctggtgccatatctacctccctccATGGTACCTAACCAGTAATATGTACTTTCTTGCAAAACGCAGCGTGCATAAATACCTGACAATCTTATTTCACTTatttgtaaagcctgaccaggaatatatgatcacgccccatgttgcggaatttcattggaacaaaaaatttcatactaaactgaactgtcaccacatacatgagattaacagcgccctcttgacaatgatcatatatttctggtcgggctttacAGAAATACGTGTGTCATATTTTTCACCCCTCACTGGACTACTAACAATCTATAAGTTGAAATTATATAGTAACATAGTAGGTATCACTATTTACCCTTAAAACAAATACGTCTTTCTTAGGGTGAAGGACGGTTTGCGCTTTTTTAGGTCCTGGGACGTTGGTAGGCACCAGCTGGCATAATCTCGGGCAAGGGCTCGATTGAATACCCTTAGTTTTAGGAACTTTTTGTTCCATTTTAGCCAACAATTACaagattattattaatacagtaAATTTACGCCATCAAATCAATATTCTTTATGCCAAATTGTCATTCTTgtcaaaaataccaaaataagAGACgataaatcttttttttctgAATCTTCTTGCCTGAGTCGATTACCCGATCGAAAGAGTGTATTTCGTTACGGCATCGATTGTAATCTGCCTTGGAATCATTTTTTGTGGCTAACCTTCGCTGAATCTATTCATCTGGATTTCTGGACGCGCAAAAAAATACCAGAGCGCCGCCGTACACCTTGATTCCACCAATGGGGCTAAAAAATCGTGTCCGTATTAAATCAATCACATTAGATTTTAACAATCAGCATAATGAATAATCAGATACATagaatacctatacctatagccAAAAAAAAATGAGGGCTCGTAGAAACTGAGtaccaaagagtataataaataataatatatgtatagttgaCGTATAGTAAGTACAGAcagcaaagagtagtataattatggatggtatagaaaggatgccaatctcttagtgcagaattgttgcaaaagtgaccgctttcagctttaaataatagttcctaatctctccggtggcgctagttaggctctgggacatgagtataacatgaaccttataaggcaacaaataacccgaccaaattacgtaggttgtttttggtagtatttcggtgtatggtggcgccgcctaattactgttttttgatggacacttttcatacacagagatttggctcctttatatagtctccatgagtataatatataggagacagACAGCCAGCTATAGAAGGTAGAAGTAAAGAATACAATTtccatgtatcaaaaagtgtccgtcaaaaaaccttaaataggcggcgccacaaAACCTACCTAGAATAatcgataaaaaaattcaaatcattGACAGCGCACTTCACTCCGTCTATGGATGTATCAAAAAGTAAacaggcggcgccaccatacactgaatcttcatgtatcaaaaagtaaataggcggcgccaccatacactgaagtacctagaccatacacctagtatctatatctatacatataataaagcggaagagggtcgaaagtctgtacatggaagatattcgaaaaaaaattggctggggatacttagaatcgataacagaacacgttcctacagtttttagaa
The Cydia strobilella chromosome Z, ilCydStro3.1, whole genome shotgun sequence genome window above contains:
- the LOC134754658 gene encoding uncharacterized protein LOC134754658; the protein is MEQKVPKTKGIQSSPCPRLCQLVPTNVPGPKKAQTVLHPKKDVFVLRVAKVGVNGERRCKMELELVTPKGPERKVPGRIDTKGTQCLPPPCPGCCQRVQC